From a single Candidatus Delongbacteria bacterium genomic region:
- the glgP gene encoding alpha-glucan family phosphorylase, which produces MTTGTELRTRLHAIASNLVWVWRPALRDFLASISPADADFIHNPVAGLHALGDEQLAALDADKAFQKQLVAAEKNLADELAASHERCPEEFRGRVLAYFSAEYGIHQSLPIYSGGLGVLSGDHTKSAHDHGLPLVCVGLFYRQGYFTQRINEHGQQVARMDTLDPARLPVRQVLNADGSPLKLKVDMPEGELVLQLWEVAIGNTRLLLLDSDTEENTWEQRPLTWQLYGGDRDTRIRQEIVLGVGGVRALRALGLTPDVWHMNEGHSAFMAVERVREHLATGMGFVEAVEAVAASTIFTTHTPVSAGNEAFMLPLFHSYFQPWCEHHGMDFHALLDLGTLTEKNGYKFFSLTALAIRLSRFANGVSQLHGDVSRKMWHHLWHQVPIAETPIGHVTNGIHTGTWLSDEFRELFVQHVGADWEQKLENPEAWQVIQDVPDSDIWSRHLSLKTRLYDVIAAGLKRRFEGTGVNWPHMVERLAPASLTIGFARRFATYKRADLLFSDLDRLDRMVNHPEQPVTFIFAGKAHPADLPGQEMIRRIHEVSLMERFHGRVILLEGYDMELAARLVQGVDIWMNNPRRPLEASGTSGEKVPPNGGVNFSILDGWWVEGYSESPRNGWKIGRDKDYGDDRIQDYYDVRSQYQLLEKQIIPLFYKLGEDGLPTGWVDVMKASMQSLVPVYSTQRMLRDYMDLYYGPALRKGLKAQSENWGRVHAFVEWKTRLQAYWYHMTDTFLDAHRDAEKVQFKAGLYLGLLNPADVRVELHQQRNGDTLSIPAVLEGPSGEPGEYVYTLNYRGEHLADSQLRLRVLPNHDYLDHPMEMGMCFWFSKAL; this is translated from the coding sequence GTGACCACAGGCACTGAACTGCGCACCCGACTGCATGCAATCGCCAGCAACCTGGTCTGGGTCTGGCGCCCCGCCCTGCGGGACTTTCTGGCCTCGATATCGCCCGCGGACGCGGATTTCATTCACAATCCGGTTGCCGGTCTGCACGCCCTTGGTGACGAGCAGCTGGCGGCCCTGGATGCCGACAAGGCCTTCCAGAAGCAGCTGGTCGCGGCGGAGAAGAATCTGGCCGACGAGCTGGCCGCGTCACATGAGCGCTGCCCCGAGGAGTTCCGCGGGCGCGTGCTGGCCTATTTCAGCGCCGAGTACGGCATTCACCAGAGCCTGCCGATCTATTCGGGAGGTCTGGGCGTGCTTTCGGGCGATCACACCAAGAGCGCCCACGATCACGGACTGCCCCTGGTCTGCGTGGGGCTGTTCTACCGTCAGGGCTACTTCACCCAGCGCATCAACGAACACGGCCAGCAGGTGGCCCGCATGGACACCCTCGACCCGGCCAGGCTGCCCGTGCGCCAGGTGCTGAATGCCGATGGCTCGCCCCTCAAGCTCAAGGTGGACATGCCCGAGGGTGAACTGGTACTCCAGCTCTGGGAAGTCGCCATAGGCAACACGCGCCTGCTGCTGCTGGACAGTGACACGGAGGAGAATACCTGGGAGCAGCGCCCCCTGACATGGCAGCTCTACGGCGGGGATCGTGATACGCGCATACGTCAGGAGATTGTGCTGGGGGTGGGCGGCGTGCGTGCGCTGCGGGCCCTGGGCCTGACCCCCGATGTCTGGCACATGAACGAGGGACACAGTGCCTTCATGGCGGTGGAGCGTGTGCGCGAGCACCTCGCGACGGGCATGGGTTTCGTCGAAGCCGTCGAGGCCGTGGCGGCCAGCACCATCTTCACTACCCACACTCCGGTGTCCGCCGGCAACGAAGCCTTCATGCTGCCCCTGTTCCACAGTTACTTCCAGCCCTGGTGCGAGCACCACGGGATGGACTTCCATGCTCTGCTGGACCTGGGCACACTCACCGAGAAGAACGGCTACAAGTTCTTCTCACTGACTGCGCTGGCGATCCGGCTCAGTCGCTTCGCCAATGGCGTGTCGCAGTTGCACGGGGATGTCAGCCGCAAGATGTGGCACCACCTCTGGCACCAGGTACCGATCGCCGAGACCCCGATCGGCCATGTGACCAACGGAATCCACACCGGCACCTGGCTCAGCGACGAGTTCCGTGAGCTTTTCGTGCAGCACGTGGGTGCCGACTGGGAGCAGAAGCTGGAGAACCCGGAAGCCTGGCAAGTGATTCAGGACGTGCCCGACAGCGACATCTGGTCGCGTCATCTGAGCCTCAAGACACGGCTCTACGATGTGATCGCGGCCGGTCTCAAGCGTCGCTTCGAGGGCACCGGCGTCAACTGGCCGCACATGGTGGAGCGACTGGCCCCGGCGAGTCTCACCATCGGTTTCGCCCGGCGGTTCGCCACCTACAAGCGTGCCGACCTGCTCTTCAGCGATCTGGACCGCCTGGATCGGATGGTGAATCACCCCGAGCAGCCCGTGACCTTCATCTTCGCGGGCAAGGCCCACCCGGCTGATCTGCCCGGGCAGGAAATGATTCGCCGGATCCACGAAGTGTCGCTCATGGAACGCTTCCACGGGCGTGTGATCCTGCTCGAAGGCTACGACATGGAACTGGCCGCCCGCCTGGTGCAGGGCGTGGACATCTGGATGAACAATCCGCGCCGCCCCCTGGAAGCCTCGGGAACCAGCGGCGAGAAAGTGCCCCCCAACGGCGGTGTCAACTTCTCGATCCTGGACGGCTGGTGGGTCGAGGGGTACAGCGAGTCCCCGCGCAATGGCTGGAAGATCGGTCGCGACAAGGACTATGGCGACGACCGGATCCAGGACTACTACGACGTACGCAGCCAGTACCAGTTGCTGGAGAAGCAGATCATTCCGCTGTTCTACAAACTGGGCGAGGATGGCCTGCCCACTGGCTGGGTTGACGTGATGAAAGCCAGCATGCAGAGCCTGGTGCCCGTCTACAGCACCCAGCGCATGCTGCGGGATTACATGGACCTCTATTACGGACCCGCACTGCGCAAGGGGCTGAAGGCCCAGAGCGAGAACTGGGGCCGCGTGCACGCCTTCGTGGAGTGGAAGACCCGGCTGCAGGCCTATTGGTATCACATGACCGATACCTTCCTCGATGCCCACCGCGATGCGGAGAAGGTGCAGTTCAAGGCGGGCCTCTACCTCGGTCTGCTCAATCCGGCCGATGTCCGGGTCGAGCTGCACCAGCAGCGCAATGGCGACACCCTCTCGATTCCCGCCGTACTCGAAGGTCCTTCGGGAGAGCCGGGTGAATATGTGTACACGCTCAACTACCGGGGTGAGCATCTGGCCGACAGCCAGTTGAGACTGCGTGTTCTGCCCAACCACGACTACCTGGACCACCCCATGGAAATGGGCATGTGTTTCTGGTTCTCCAAGGCTCTCTAA
- a CDS encoding phage holin family protein, producing MSPLGRQALVTFFAVLVVVQIYSGMTAQGWLPQVAAALVLTGINLLVRPVLLVLTLPINILSLGLFTLVVNALCLRMTDWLVNGFEVRSAFIGALLLSLTTLVINQLVLGPRR from the coding sequence GTGAGCCCGCTGGGACGACAGGCCCTGGTCACCTTTTTCGCGGTCCTGGTGGTCGTGCAGATCTATTCGGGCATGACGGCCCAGGGCTGGCTGCCCCAGGTGGCGGCCGCACTCGTGCTCACGGGCATCAATCTGCTGGTGCGGCCGGTACTGCTGGTGCTGACCCTGCCGATAAACATTCTCAGTCTGGGGCTGTTCACTCTCGTGGTCAATGCCCTCTGCCTGCGCATGACCGACTGGCTGGTCAACGGCTTCGAGGTCAGGTCGGCATTCATCGGGGCGCTGCTGCTGTCCCTGACAACCCTTGTGATCAACCAGCTGGTGCTGGGACCCCGCCGCTGA
- a CDS encoding patatin-like phospholipase family protein: MKRQLGLVLGGGGVRCLAHLGVYQTLLDNGLRPDLITSSSTGTLLGILLASGITPREIRRKLDQSPFRWGWFTPSLKHGGLFSQRNMIRLLRHFNVPERLEDLQVPLHVMVTDLVRARPVVVCEGDTITVALASCALPGVYAPVPIGDLVYGDGGVTNNVPADVCRTLVGPEGVVLTSSLEMDTSVPSTEIRTFLEVAYRSIYLPIVNERYRLFRQHSDVVIEPFAQCPLCFSQWREILRFHSVGAMRRHYQSGRTCMERAMPQLLECLAREPDKVKEEQP, encoded by the coding sequence ATGAAACGGCAACTCGGTCTGGTTCTAGGAGGTGGCGGCGTGCGCTGCCTGGCCCATCTGGGAGTGTATCAGACACTGCTGGACAACGGACTGCGCCCGGACCTGATCACCAGTTCCTCCACGGGCACCCTGCTGGGCATCCTGCTGGCCAGCGGAATCACTCCCCGGGAGATACGCCGCAAGCTGGACCAGTCGCCCTTTCGCTGGGGCTGGTTCACCCCCAGCCTGAAACACGGGGGCCTGTTCTCCCAGCGCAACATGATCCGCCTGCTCAGGCACTTCAACGTGCCGGAGCGGCTGGAAGATCTGCAGGTGCCTCTGCACGTGATGGTGACCGATCTGGTGCGCGCGCGCCCCGTGGTGGTCTGCGAGGGGGATACGATCACGGTGGCCCTGGCGTCCTGCGCATTGCCCGGAGTCTATGCGCCGGTTCCGATCGGCGATCTGGTCTATGGCGATGGCGGCGTGACCAACAATGTGCCCGCCGACGTCTGCCGCACCCTGGTGGGTCCTGAAGGCGTGGTGCTCACCAGCAGTCTTGAAATGGACACCAGCGTGCCCTCCACGGAAATCCGGACCTTTCTGGAAGTGGCCTATCGCTCGATCTATCTGCCCATCGTGAACGAGCGCTATCGCCTGTTCCGCCAGCACAGCGATGTGGTCATCGAACCCTTCGCCCAGTGCCCGCTGTGTTTCAGCCAATGGCGCGAGATTCTGCGTTTTCACTCGGTGGGCGCCATGCGCCGCCACTACCAGTCAGGCCGGACCTGCATGGAACGGGCCATGCCGCAGCTGCTGGAATGTCTGGCCCGTGAGCCGGACAAGGTGAAGGAGGAGCAGCCGTGA
- a CDS encoding histidinol-phosphate transaminase → MHRPLVPEYIERLVPYKAGRPIDEVKRELGLETVYKLASNENPLGPSPMAIDSLKASLGELHRYPAIGTLPLREALAERFGLGPDNVIAGSGSESIMANIMRTFLEHDDEVLTSEGTFVGFYVLTNSRGVKLNTVPLKDYHFDLEALAEAIGERTRIVYLANPNNPTGTIFTRAEFDVFMKRVPEHTLIILDEAYIEFVDAADSYPDSLLYRYDNVITLRTFSKAYGLAGQRIGYGFAAAPLIHNLLKVKLPFEPSIPAAAAGLGALEDHDFLARTLALVQREKPRMEAAFAAKGWRTLPSQANFLMCPMDSDAEAAKFTQYCLERGVIIRPLPAFGLPHCVRVTFGLEIENEAFFRILKSY, encoded by the coding sequence ATGCATCGCCCTCTGGTTCCCGAATACATCGAACGGCTGGTCCCCTACAAGGCCGGACGCCCCATTGACGAGGTCAAGCGCGAGCTGGGCCTGGAAACCGTTTACAAACTGGCATCCAACGAGAATCCGCTGGGCCCCAGCCCCATGGCCATCGACTCGCTCAAGGCCAGCCTGGGCGAGCTGCACCGCTACCCGGCCATCGGCACCCTGCCACTGCGGGAAGCTCTGGCCGAGCGCTTCGGACTGGGTCCGGACAACGTGATCGCGGGTTCGGGCAGCGAGAGCATCATGGCCAACATCATGCGCACCTTCCTGGAGCATGACGACGAAGTGCTGACCTCCGAGGGCACCTTCGTGGGCTTCTACGTGCTCACCAACAGCCGTGGCGTGAAGCTGAACACCGTGCCGCTGAAGGACTACCACTTCGACCTGGAGGCCCTGGCCGAGGCGATTGGCGAGCGCACGCGCATCGTCTATCTGGCCAACCCCAACAATCCCACGGGCACGATCTTCACCCGGGCGGAATTCGATGTGTTCATGAAACGCGTGCCCGAGCATACCCTGATCATCCTGGACGAGGCCTACATCGAATTCGTCGATGCGGCCGACAGTTATCCGGACAGCCTGCTCTATCGCTACGACAACGTGATCACGCTGCGCACCTTCTCCAAGGCCTATGGGCTGGCCGGGCAGCGTATCGGCTATGGCTTCGCGGCGGCACCGCTGATTCACAATCTGCTGAAGGTGAAACTGCCGTTCGAACCGTCCATTCCGGCAGCGGCGGCCGGGCTGGGTGCCCTGGAAGACCATGATTTTCTGGCGCGCACCCTGGCACTGGTTCAGCGTGAGAAGCCCCGGATGGAAGCCGCTTTTGCCGCCAAGGGCTGGCGCACACTTCCCTCGCAGGCCAATTTCCTGATGTGCCCGATGGACTCCGATGCCGAGGCGGCAAAGTTCACCCAGTACTGTCTGGAACGGGGGGTCATCATTCGGCCATTGCCGGCGTTCGGGCTTCCGCATTGTGTGCGTGTGACCTTTGGGCTCGAGATCGAGAATGAGGCGTTTTTCAGGATTCTCAAGAGCTACTGA
- a CDS encoding PQQ-binding-like beta-propeller repeat protein, with the protein MMRLLAFCLVFWLSQTAQAANVEASWTQDFQKEIDWQKLSDAGYLVIGNKDAIFGVDPADGKIVWTLEQFKKMPEDFLEVLDGTQFGAITYKGGVLGFGTTTYLVDLITGTILWDTSTIELGNCSGQFYLPEAGGLLIFGYDKKGKPITKLVDLATGSAFWSADDWYKPGKTPQLFSISTEKKSRLGVMGNQRPLFLEDGSFLELMSVMGLRRINAETGKIIWSCDLKIKGVPAPKAGYAPITLSTDGKTVYVPHDNNVVAVNVADGKVLWNKPEKLRGIAYQMAYTEKGLVVRGGPGGSDPKGKPFIMTLDTKSGEKSWKKPFKDLESASSFVIDGDKIVIYADSEIHQIDIASGDHKELADKIKLGDGEIPHTLELRDNGYLLISSQNLALYDTKGKQVYWTYNRAPQAGMLAKIASTAVILAVNAASVANAYGQANARAAQSASGRGEASYTLITKNPVMSERFAQSESSQNFVYMLADVGPGGQKAGAGVIQVDKVTGANMKSVVLGTKDPVYEVDELGGRLFFKSGKSEITCFKF; encoded by the coding sequence ATGATGCGTCTATTGGCATTCTGTCTGGTATTCTGGCTCTCCCAGACCGCACAAGCGGCGAACGTCGAGGCAAGCTGGACTCAGGACTTTCAGAAGGAAATCGACTGGCAGAAGCTGAGTGATGCCGGGTATCTGGTCATTGGCAACAAGGACGCCATTTTTGGCGTGGATCCCGCCGACGGCAAGATCGTCTGGACCCTCGAGCAGTTCAAGAAGATGCCCGAGGACTTCCTGGAAGTGCTTGATGGCACCCAGTTCGGCGCCATCACCTACAAGGGCGGTGTGCTGGGCTTTGGAACCACGACCTACCTGGTGGACCTGATCACCGGCACGATTCTTTGGGACACATCCACCATCGAACTGGGCAATTGCAGCGGCCAGTTCTATCTGCCCGAAGCGGGCGGGCTGCTGATCTTCGGTTACGACAAGAAGGGCAAGCCGATCACCAAGCTGGTGGACCTGGCCACGGGCAGCGCCTTCTGGAGCGCGGACGACTGGTACAAGCCGGGCAAGACGCCCCAGCTGTTCAGCATCAGCACCGAGAAGAAGTCCCGGCTGGGCGTGATGGGCAACCAGCGCCCGCTGTTTCTCGAGGACGGCAGTTTTCTGGAGCTGATGTCCGTCATGGGTCTGCGCCGGATCAACGCGGAAACCGGCAAGATCATCTGGAGCTGCGATCTGAAGATCAAGGGCGTCCCGGCCCCCAAGGCGGGGTATGCTCCGATCACCCTGAGCACGGATGGCAAGACCGTTTACGTTCCTCATGACAACAACGTTGTGGCCGTGAATGTGGCCGATGGCAAGGTGCTCTGGAACAAGCCCGAAAAGCTGCGCGGCATCGCCTATCAGATGGCGTACACCGAGAAGGGTCTTGTGGTGCGCGGTGGTCCAGGCGGCAGCGACCCCAAGGGCAAGCCCTTCATCATGACCCTGGACACGAAGAGTGGTGAGAAGAGCTGGAAGAAGCCCTTCAAGGATCTGGAGAGCGCCAGTTCCTTCGTGATCGACGGCGACAAGATCGTGATCTATGCCGACTCCGAAATCCACCAGATCGACATCGCCTCGGGCGATCACAAGGAGCTGGCCGACAAGATCAAGCTGGGCGACGGCGAGATCCCGCACACTCTGGAGCTGCGTGACAACGGGTACCTGCTGATTTCCAGCCAGAACCTGGCGCTGTACGACACCAAGGGCAAGCAGGTCTACTGGACCTACAATCGGGCTCCCCAGGCGGGCATGCTGGCCAAGATCGCCAGCACGGCGGTGATCCTGGCCGTGAATGCGGCATCTGTGGCCAACGCCTACGGTCAGGCCAACGCCCGCGCCGCCCAGAGCGCGAGTGGGCGCGGCGAAGCATCCTACACTCTGATCACCAAGAACCCCGTCATGTCAGAACGCTTCGCCCAATCCGAGAGCTCGCAGAACTTCGTCTACATGCTGGCGGATGTGGGACCCGGCGGGCAGAAAGCCGGTGCCGGCGTGATCCAGGTCGACAAGGTGACCGGCGCGAACATGAAGTCCGTGGTCCTGGGCACCAAGGACCCCGTCTACGAAGTCGACGAACTCGGCGGCCGCCTCTTCTTCAAGTCCGGCAAGTCCGAAATCACCTGCTTCAAGTTCTAG
- a CDS encoding ABC transporter ATP-binding protein, with protein MKVLRRVLRWLAPLWRLQRKQLLLVLGLTVLAVAIRTLYPLIFKFVLDALVDPGNALSARGWVLALLGAGVLQQTIQWLLPVSRAKANLDLGMAIRMRTLHTVLRKKPAFYTRYRSGDLVTRLTDDVDTEDKLSWYSCSGVMRPVEASLVLIFSLVVMLTLNWKLTLFATLPLPIVVWALSRTEKIQERHYSERQKRTSQTVDVLESAFSGVRIVLSYVAEAAQSRLLDRVLHDRESSEKNVLTLRALLEALGALLNQLGVIVVLFAGGYYLIKGQLSLGDFYAFVTYLSSLTEPLWTLSWFFVSTTLVGSSVDRLSQIEEEPEFTPGIRRPAHTGTLRVHDLAFRWEGGVPLLEGIGLEVGRGEMVALVGPVGCGKSTLLDLAAGLLPAEHGVVTLDHVPVEELETSRRSSWLGYVPQENLLFSGTVGENVSMDREGIDAQRVLDSLSTACVLDEFPPEREIAQGGIGLSGGQRARVAIARALATRPDVLLLDDVTSALDAATEQLFWTRLRQWLPQTGVLVSTHREATARVADRVLWLDRGRIVHSGRHEDLLRAHPEYMELFARDEQPA; from the coding sequence GCCAGAGGCTGGGTGCTGGCCCTGCTGGGTGCTGGAGTGCTGCAGCAGACCATTCAATGGCTGCTGCCCGTGAGCCGGGCCAAGGCCAACCTGGATCTGGGCATGGCCATCCGGATGCGCACATTGCACACGGTGCTGCGCAAGAAACCCGCGTTCTACACGCGCTATCGCTCCGGTGACCTGGTGACCCGGCTGACCGACGATGTGGACACCGAGGACAAGCTGAGCTGGTATTCCTGCAGCGGCGTGATGCGTCCGGTGGAGGCCAGTCTGGTGCTGATCTTCAGCCTGGTGGTGATGCTGACACTCAACTGGAAACTGACTCTCTTCGCGACCCTGCCCCTGCCGATCGTGGTCTGGGCCCTGTCGCGCACCGAGAAGATCCAGGAGCGGCACTACTCCGAACGCCAGAAACGCACCAGCCAGACCGTGGATGTGCTGGAATCGGCTTTCAGCGGAGTGCGCATCGTGCTCAGTTATGTGGCCGAGGCCGCGCAGTCACGCCTGCTCGACCGTGTGCTGCACGACCGCGAATCCAGCGAGAAGAACGTGCTGACCCTGCGCGCGCTGCTGGAAGCGCTGGGCGCCCTGCTGAACCAGCTGGGCGTGATCGTGGTGCTCTTCGCCGGTGGGTACTACCTGATCAAGGGCCAGCTCAGCCTGGGAGATTTCTACGCCTTCGTGACCTATCTCTCCAGCCTGACCGAACCGCTCTGGACCCTGAGCTGGTTCTTCGTGTCCACCACTCTGGTGGGATCCAGCGTGGATCGCCTGAGCCAGATCGAAGAGGAGCCGGAATTCACCCCCGGTATCCGGCGGCCGGCGCACACGGGCACCCTGCGCGTGCACGACCTCGCCTTCCGCTGGGAAGGCGGCGTGCCGCTGCTGGAAGGCATCGGACTCGAGGTGGGCCGGGGCGAGATGGTGGCGTTGGTGGGCCCCGTGGGGTGCGGCAAGAGCACTCTGCTGGATCTGGCCGCCGGGCTGCTGCCCGCCGAACACGGGGTTGTCACCCTGGATCACGTGCCGGTCGAGGAACTGGAAACCTCGCGCCGCAGCAGTTGGCTGGGCTATGTGCCACAGGAAAACCTGCTGTTTTCGGGCACCGTGGGCGAGAACGTCTCCATGGATCGCGAAGGCATCGACGCCCAGCGCGTGCTGGACAGCCTGAGCACGGCCTGCGTGCTGGACGAGTTTCCCCCCGAACGGGAAATCGCCCAGGGCGGCATCGGACTCTCGGGCGGGCAACGGGCCAGGGTGGCGATCGCCCGGGCACTGGCCACCCGTCCCGACGTGCTGCTGCTGGACGACGTCACCAGCGCGCTGGACGCGGCCACCGAACAGCTCTTCTGGACGCGCCTGCGCCAATGGCTGCCCCAGACTGGTGTGCTGGTTTCGACTCATCGCGAAGCCACTGCCAGAGTGGCCGACCGGGTACTCTGGCTGGACCGCGGACGCATCGTGCACAGCGGACGCCACGAAGACCTGCTGCGCGCCCACCCCGAATACATGGAACTCTTCGCCCGGGATGAGCAACCCGCCTGA